Below is a window of Neodiprion virginianus isolate iyNeoVirg1 chromosome 4, iyNeoVirg1.1, whole genome shotgun sequence DNA.
ATGCATGATTTTAGATCTCTAGTTTATTGCATCATCTATAATCTCGTAACTTCTAGAAAACACATGGACCGGCGATTAACTTTGACGGATAAAATCCGTATGTAAAGGAAATTAAGGTATCTAATGATCGTTCCGGTTtctaaaataattaaaacatcTTGTGAAGAATAGTATTTTACCAATCATATTAAATGAACTGTGAGTTTTTACGAATTTAACGAAAGATCGTTGGCCGAGAGGGGAAGTAAGCAGCGAGTTGGTGGGGATAGCAGGCCATGTGATATCGCAGACCTCCTAGCTGTTCTCATTCCATTCAGGGAGCAACGCGCGGTTCTTTGCGGCGACAACGATTCTCGATTTatattcacatttttcttcctttcgcATCTAACGTTTTCAATCGCAACACTTACGAAGGTAATCGAGTCTATTGTTATTTCACAATTCTATTATATTCCTTAATTATTCCACTGCCAATCCTAAGATCGTACGGCTTGTCTAACTTGATAAAAGATTGCTATGCACGCGGCATTCGGCAAATTATCAGATTAACTAACAAATTTTACCATTAAATACTTTTTCGATACAAAATCCAATGCGgtttaaatcattttcatatataatttttaatatttttcttttttcatcactgTACACACCCTGTTattctggtaaaatttttacataacCAAGTTCGGCGTTTCTCCTCTTCAGACATGGTCTAACCGCGCTTCAACGTTTCTCATATCATAATCTAACCTGTTTCATTGCTTTAGTTTCATGTCATCATTTAATCATTTATATCACAACTTTTAATCCCttcatttgtattttaaaCAGCAATAGATTGATTCGAACATTAGATACTTGCCctgaattaattatatttaagtGTATCATGcattggatttttattttacacctAATTCTGCCATACAGCTAAGAAGGAAAAACACCAACAActgaagaattattcatttcaattcaatttcacagaTGTACAGACTACCGAATATGTTACGAGGCGTAGCCCTGCGCCAGCTGAATCTCCACTCTAGATCTTATGCCAAAGATGTTCGTTTCGGGCCCGAAGTTCGAGCTTTGATGCTGCAGGGGGTGGATATACTAGCTGACGCGGTAGCTGTAACAATGGGCCCTAAAGGTCGTAATGTTATTTTGGAACAGAGTTGGGGAAGCCCTAAAATCACCAAGGATGGAGTAACAGTAGCCAAAGGAATAGAGCTCAAAGACAAGTTTCAAAACATTGGAGCAAAGCTAGTACAAGACGTTGCCAACAATACTAATGAAGAGGCTGGGGATGGTACGACAACCGCAACTGTTTTGGCCAGAGCAATCGCCAAAGAAGGTTTTGAGAAAATCAGCAAAGGTGCTAACCCTGTTGAAATTAGACGAGGTATGTATTTAGTCACCCTTTTGTGACGCTTTGAAATagataataaatatgaaataagtTGACCTTTGCACTTTGGGTCATATACCATGCAATATCTGTTGCAATACTAAAGAATATGATGGCAGCATCGGAGCTAATGATTTACATAAATTTAATGCATATGGTGCACTTTCAGGCGTTATGCTGGCAGTAGAGCAGGTAAAAGAGGAGCTGAAGAAATTGAGCAAGCCTGTTACAACACCGGAAGAGATAGCACAGGTAGCTACTATTTCTGCCAATGGAGACACAGCAATAGGCAATCTTATTTCTGATGCTATGAAGAGAGTTGGAAAGGAGGGTGTGATTACTGTGAAGGATGGAAAAACCCTTACCGATGAGCTGGAGGTCATTGAGGGAATGAAGTTCGACCGTGGATACATCTCTCCATATTTCATCAACTCGAGCAAAGGTGCTAAAGTAGAGTTCCAGGATGCGTTGGTGATATTTAGTGAAAAGAAGATCTCATCTGTTCAGAGCATAATTCCTGCTTTGGAACTAGCTAACTCGCAGCGCAAACCTCTAGTTATTATTGCTGAAGACATCGACGGAGAGGCTCTGTCCACACTGGTCGTCAACCGTCTGAAAATTGGCCTCCAAGTCGCTGCTGTGAAGGCACCTGGATTTGGCGATAATCGTAAGGCAACACTCCAAGACATGGCCATATCTACTGGTGGTATTGTTTTCGGAGACGACGCTAATCTCATCAAATTAGAAGATGTTcaggtaattgaaaatttcgtttcaaagcTACGGTTTGTCACTGTACACTATAGGTACAGAATTGCACAGAATCTACTGGTTGATTACAACcaataatttctatttttatctttataaTGTTTCCAGATGAATGACCTCGGTCAGGTTGGCGAGATTGTCATTACTAAGGATGATACTCTAATTCTGaaaggtaaaggtaaaaaAGAAGACATTGATAGGAGAGCAGAACAAATTCGCGACCAGATTGCCAATACCACTTCTGATTACGAGAAAGAGAAGCTCCAAGAACGTTTGGCCAGACTTGCCTCAGGTGTAGCAGTTTTGAGGGTTGGTGGTAGCAGCGAAGTAGAAGTCAATGAAAAGAAAGATCGTGTTCACGATGCACTTAATGCTACTAGGGCTGCCGTTGAAGAGGGTATTGTTCCTGGAGGTTAGTAATCAGTTTCTCAAAACAAAAAGTCCAAGGTGTTATTGGcgcgttgtttttttcactttgtttcaAGATTTTGTCATTTAATCTAATTGAGATATATTCCCTAAAGTGTCGATGACGATTATAATTCAtaactacatttttcagttATATAGTGGAACTATGCtgctttgaaattattcagccattatacatcatatccAATTACTCTATAAACTATATCactttaaaattacttttaggTGGAACTGCCCTTCTCCGTTGCGTGCCTGCCCTATTAAAGATGAAGGCGAACAATTCTGACCAGGAGACTGGTATTAAAATTGTTGCACATTCGCTGCGTATGCCATGTCTTCAGATAGCACAAAATGCAGGTGTCGACGGGAGTGTGGTTGTCGCCAAAGTGAGCGAGGGCACATTGGGTTATGACGCATTGAATAACGAATACGTAGATATGATTCAAAAGGGTATAATTGATCCAACAAAAGTTGTACGTACCGCACTCACCGATGCAGCAGGAGTCGCGTCTCTTCTTACAACAGCAGAGGCTGTTGTTACGGAAATTCCTAAGGAAGATCCACCGATGCCTGGTGGAATGGGCGGAATGGGAGGAATGGGCGGAATGGGCGGAATGGGTGGAATGGGGATGTAATAAGTTTTCAAAGACTGAgccaaattcaaattattcgttttaattattcattcgaGACTAGAGAATCACGGGGAATACCATATCCCAAGCTTCAACACAGTGAATCATTGGATATTACTACTTCAAGTGAAGGTTCACCcgcagaaaaatgaaattattcaatctaACCAGGTGTTAGATTAAAACAGAA
It encodes the following:
- the LOC124303765 gene encoding heat shock protein 60A-like — protein: MYRLPNMLRGVALRQLNLHSRSYAKDVRFGPEVRALMLQGVDILADAVAVTMGPKGRNVILEQSWGSPKITKDGVTVAKGIELKDKFQNIGAKLVQDVANNTNEEAGDGTTTATVLARAIAKEGFEKISKGANPVEIRRGVMLAVEQVKEELKKLSKPVTTPEEIAQVATISANGDTAIGNLISDAMKRVGKEGVITVKDGKTLTDELEVIEGMKFDRGYISPYFINSSKGAKVEFQDALVIFSEKKISSVQSIIPALELANSQRKPLVIIAEDIDGEALSTLVVNRLKIGLQVAAVKAPGFGDNRKATLQDMAISTGGIVFGDDANLIKLEDVQMNDLGQVGEIVITKDDTLILKGKGKKEDIDRRAEQIRDQIANTTSDYEKEKLQERLARLASGVAVLRVGGSSEVEVNEKKDRVHDALNATRAAVEEGIVPGGGTALLRCVPALLKMKANNSDQETGIKIVAHSLRMPCLQIAQNAGVDGSVVVAKVSEGTLGYDALNNEYVDMIQKGIIDPTKVVRTALTDAAGVASLLTTAEAVVTEIPKEDPPMPGGMGGMGGMGGMGGMGGMGM